The Brassica oleracea var. oleracea cultivar TO1000 chromosome C7, BOL, whole genome shotgun sequence sequence NNNNNNNNNNNNNNNNNNNNNNNNNNNNNNNNNNNNNNNNNNNNNNNNNNNNNNNNNNNNNNNNNNNNNNNNNNNNNNNNNNNNNNNNNNNNNNNNNNNNNNNNNNNNNNNNNNNNNNNNNNNNNNNNNNNNNNNNNNNNNNNNNNNNNNNNNNNNNNNNNNNNNNNNNNNNNNNNNNNNNNNNNNNNNNNNNNNNNNNNNNNNNNNNNNNNNNNNNNNNNNNNNNNNNNNNNNNNNNNNNNNNNNNNNNNNNNNNNNNNNNNNNNNNNNNNNNNNNNNNNNNNNNNNNNNNNNNNNNNNNNNNNNNNNNNNNNNNNNNNNNNNNNNNNNNNNNNNNNNNNNNNNNNNNNNNNNNNNNNNNNNNNNNNNNNNNNNNNNNNNNNNNNNNNNNNNNNNNNNNNNNNNNNNNNNNNNNNNNNNNNNNNNNNNNNNNNNNNNNNNNNNNNNNNNNNNNNNNNNNNNNNNNNNNNNNNNNNNNNNNNNNNNNNNNNNNNNNNNNNNNNNNNNNNNNNNNNNNNNNNNNNNNNNNNNNNNNNNNNNNNNNNNNNNNNNNNNNNNNNNNNNNNNNNNNNNNNNNNNNNNNNNNNNNNNNNNNNNNNNNNNNNNNNNNNNNNNNNNNNNNNNNNNNNNNNNNNNNNNNNNNNNNNNNNNNNNNNNNNNNNNNNNNNNNNNNNNNNNNNNNNNNNNNNNNNNNNNNNNNNNNNNNNNNNNNNNNNNNNNNNNNNNNNNNNNNNNNNNNNNNNNNNNNNNNNNNNNNNNNNNNNNNNNNNNNNNNNNNNNNNNNNNNNNNNNNNNNNNNNNNNNNNNNNNNNNNNNNNNNNNNNNNNNNNNNNNNNNNNNNNNNNNNNNNNNNNNNNNNNNNNNNNNNNNNNNNNNNNNNNNNNNNNNNNNNNNNNNNNNNNNNNNNNNNNNNNNNNNNNNNNNNNNNNNNNNNNNNNNNNNNNNNNNNNNNNNNNNNNNNNNNNNNNNNNNNNNNNNNNNNNNNNNNNNNNNNNNNNNNNNNNNNNNNNNNNNNNNNNNNNNNNNNNNNNNNNNNNNNNNNNNNNNNNNNNNNNNNNNNNNNNNNNNNNNNNNNNNNNNNNNNNNNNNNNNNNNNNNNNNNNNNNNNNNNNNNNNNNNNNNNNNNNNNNNNNNNNNNNNNNNNNNNNNNNNNNNNNNNNNNNNNNNNNNNNNNNNNNNNNNNNNNNNNNNNNNNNNNNNNNNNNNNNNNNNNNNNNNNNNNNNNNNNNNNNNNNNNNNNNNNNNNNNNNNNNNNNNNNNNNNNNNNNNNNNNNNNNNNNNNNNNNNNNNNNNNNNNNNNNNNNNNNNNNNNNNNNNNNNNNNNNNNNNNNNNNNNNNNNNNNNNNNNNNNNNNNNNNNNNNNNNNNNNNNNNNNNNNNNNNNNNNNNNNNNNNNNNNNNNNNNNNNNNNNNNNNNNNNNNNNNNNNNNNNNNNNNNNNNNNNNNNNNNNNNNNNNNNNNNNNNNNNNNNNNNNNNNNNNNNNNNNNNNNNNNNNNNNNNNNNNNNNNNNNNNNNNNNNNNNNNNNNNNNNNNNNNNNNNNNNNNNNNNNNNNNNNNNNNNNNNNNNNNNNNNNNNNNNNNNNNNNNNNNNNNNNNNNNNNNNNNNNNNNNNNNNNNNNNNNNNNNNNNNNNNNNNNNNNNAAACTATTAATAATTAAAATAAAACATTTTTTAACTCTAAATTTTATATTTTAAAGCTTCATATTACTTAAAAAGATGTTACAAAATAATAACAAATGTTGTTAACAAAAGATATTTCAGCTAAATCATAAAATAATGTATATAAAATAGAACACAAAACATCATAGTTTTAGATATACATATTTTTAAGTTGGGTACAAATCGGTTCTTATCGGGTCGGGTCTATTCGAGTAGGTTCTTTTCGGGTCTGGGTCTGTTCGGGTCGGTTCTTTTCGGGTCTGGGTCTGTTCGGGTCAGTTCCTTTCGGTTCCGGTTCTTTCGGGTAAAAGAAATTTAGACTCAAAAAGTACTTGTAAATTTTTGGTCCGGTTCCGGATCGGGTATTTTTGGGTCATTTCCGGTTCGGGTTTTCGCGTCCAGGTTAAAATGCCCAGGTCTGAGACGAAGGAGTGGCTTCCAATCGAATTTATTACATACTTCCGGCCAAAAGTATCTAATTACCCTGGTAGCATGGTGGTTTAGTGGAGATGGACATAAGTAGTTGGTCCTGTGTTCGATACTTTAATCTACTCAATTATAATTTTTTTCAGTCTATAATAAAGTCAAAATAAGTAAACAAAAAAAGGAAAGGAAATTTCAGTTATACCTAAACTAACAGTTCTGAAGAGTTGCTATTTCAAGAACTCTACGTTCTTAGAAGCAGGGATAGGTTCGCGTCCCTCCTACGTGTGGAGGAGTATTCTCCATGGTCGGGAAGCACTCAAGCTAGACCTCCTTAGGAAGATAGGTAGTGGAGAACAAACGAATGTGTGGTCGTCTAATTGGCTACTCACGGACTCTACTCGTCCTCCAATGTACCGCCAAGATAGCATTGTTGACCTGACCCTCAAAGTTAGTGACCTCCTTGTACCTAATTTAGATCAATGGGATGTCCAAAAAGTGTATGATGCTTTTACACTAGAGGACGCAGCATACATTCTGACGATTAAACCAAAACGCATTGAGCCAGACTCGGATGTCTGGGGCTTCACTAAGAACGGCTGTTACACCACACAAAGTGTGTATCGTATGTTGGCTAACCTCCATGAACGTAACTCCCCGAGCTATAGACCTCTTCCTCCGGTTGAAAAGCAGCTGTGGAAGAATCTCTGGAAGCTGAAAACGTCTCCGAAGATACGTCACTTCCTTTGGCGTTCTATGTCTGGAGCCCTAGTAGTTGCAGAAAAGCTCCAATCCTGTGGTTTATGTTCTGACGTGGTGTGCAAGGCTTGTGGGCAAGCTCCTGAAACGATCTGCCATGTTCCCTTTACGTGTCCGACAGCTACTGAAGTCTGGAGATCGGCTCATATTCAACCTCCTCCTGCTAGTTTCTCTCAAAATTCAGTATTCTTGAATCTACATTTCCTTGTTGCCTGCACGAAGAGGACACAATCACAACAGAGCAACATAAGGGTTTTTCCCTGGATTATGTGGAACTTGTGGAAAAATATGAATGCCCTAGTCTTTGAACGTTGTAGAATTACGGCTGCCTCGTGTGTTTCCAAGTTCTTGGAGGAGTCAGATATCTGGTACGCTGTGAATGAGGATCATCAGAAAGAAAATCTTCCGCTAGAGCCTACTGCACCTCTTCATGATAGGTGGAAGGCGCCTCCTTTACGTTACATTAAGTGTAATGTTGGTACAGCCTGGAATGAGTCAAGTATGATGTGTGGAGCAAGCTGGATTACAAGAGATGCTCAAGGCGTCCCCCTCCACCATAGCCGACGAGCCTTTCCCTCTCATGTTTCTAAAAGGGAGGCTGACCTCCAAGCCTTACACTGGGCCATTGAAGCAATGGATAATATGAAGCAGAGGAATGTGATCTTTGAGACTTCCTCAGTTGAAGTTAGAGATGTACTACTTAACGTATGTCACTTCCCGGAGCTTAAGTGCCTAACTGACCACCTCCCTCGCCTCCTACAAGGTCTGGGCGACTGGTTTCTCAATCATCTGTTATCAAGTAAGAACAAGGTAGCATTTGCAATTGCAGAGAGTGTCATCAATCATCACCTATCGCAGTCATATGTTGCGTTGGGAGGTCCTAGATGGCTAGCGCAGACGGTTCAAATGGAGTTACGATCGGTGTAACCAGTGCGAGCTCTATCTCTGTCGTTTTGCTTTGATCGCTCATTGCTCTGTTCTTATTAGAAGAGCCTCTGTTGTGCTCTTTTTGTTTCTGTTTTCCGGTACCTACTGGTACTGGGTTTTTTTCTACAAACTAGGGGTTTCTCCCCCTCTATTTCTTTGTCCTTTTGGACCTATAATCAAATGAACTTTAAAAAAAATTGTTCTCATCTCCTTATTACTTGAATCGTGGTCTGTTCTAATTCTGAAATTTTGAACTGAACTGTGGTTTCTTCTTCTTCTTTATTAAATCGTTGTAATTTCGTACTTATATAACAGCATTTTTTTTTGTTACGTCTTTTAACTTGTCACCTCCTTGGTTATGTACAGCTAAATATATAAACTGGTTACCTCCACAGATTTCTCTGCTCATGATTATTTATATGTGTTTATTCATAGCATAATCACTAATGATTTTTCATTTATTGCAGAAACATGTCTTCGAAAAAAATTAGAAAAGACATGGGAGGTGCTGAAAAAGCAAGAAAAAGAAAAGAGAAGAAGCATTAACAAAATCTCAAACCAATTTATGTTAAGGTACGTTAAAAATCCGAAACTCTTAAAAGAAACTCTAACTTAGTGGGTCTTAGAAGATGAGACAAGAAAAAACATAGAGGCTGGTTATATAAACATTGATGAACATGAACACCATGAAACTGTATAAACCAGCCTCTTATTTTTTCTTCGCTTGTAACCACCAGAATGTCAGTAGCGGCTCTGACTATAACTCTTTGCATTCAAACACCATTTATTCCAATGAAGAATACCTCTAACATATTTACGATAAAGAACATCAAAGTATTTCAGAGGAAACGGGAAACTATCAACAAAACATCTTCACCTCTAGAATTTCTTGTTTAGTCATATTGTTTTAAGTGCAATTCTGTTTGTTTATTTGGTAGTCACTGGCGACTGTTATTAGTGTTTGGTTGTTGGTCGCATGCAGCAATTAACAATCGCTTATTCATTGCTGCACAAGAAGTCGAAGTTTGCATTTGATAGAGGATAGGGGAGTAGGAAAGATCGTTTGGGATCGGAACCAGCCCCATATGTTAGGTGAAGCCCATCTTCTCTTAAAATTCTGGCTCAAAATGACAAAAGTTTTTAAAATACCTTTCTAAGAGTACTTTTGATCATCATATTCATAACCATGGTTGAAGGAAAATTTAAATAGCCAAGAAAAACAGGTAAACTAGTATTTATTTAGTTTTAGGTTATTAACAAAATACTAAGTTATAAATCGTGATTATACATGTGTATATATAAAGTACTGGGATCCGATTGGTTTATAGATTTAATTCTTGTCTTTTTTGATAAAATCAATTGCTATTAGTATGATCAAAATTATATTAAAACTCTATTATTAGTTTTTATCAATCTTATTAATAGTAATTTTCTTGAAATTGTTTGGGGAATAACTTTTTAAATTTGTATCTATAATTTAACATGGATTTCCAGTCATGGTAAGTCATACATGGATTTGGCTGAGAAAATAAACGAATCAGCTTTTTTCTCTGTTGGATGAAGAGAAAGAGAGCGTAAAAAATGTCAAAAGATTGTACAAGTTGGAGACGCAGTTGATCAAGAAGATGATGTCTACTCTCTGTTGTCCGTTGTTGTACTTTCAGTTGCATCCGTTACATCGAGTTCTCCTCCTCCAGACACTTGATGTGGTGCTTGTGATTCTGATGAAAACAAAACACCACAGTTTAGGACCAATTTAAATAATCAATCTACAATTCCTCATATAGAATTGGTTTTTTTGGTCGACCCTCTGCAAAAGAAGTTTGGATAATTGCTTAAATAGAGAGTGGATCACCCTTGTCCCTTGTGAGTTGTGACTAGATCTTGAGAATCAATGAAATAAAAAGAGTGGCAGAAATTTACATGCAAGACTATTGGTTTATGCATATTTGCATACACATACTCGTGTATATATAAACATGTATGACCCATGATGGACGGTAGACAGATATGAGGGAACAAAAAAAATAGACAGCACAGTTCACATGGATATGACGCAATTACATATCCCATGTGCCCAATCATTCACTCTCCTTTTTGTGACATTCCATTTAATCTTCCGTACTCTTATATATGCATGATCTCACTAGCAATTTCGTTTTTATGTCTCTACAATACGATTTAGTACTTAGGGGACTTGGATCATGGTTCGATGATGAATGCATTTTCACATTGGACATGCATGGTGATAAACAATGTCGTTTGAGCAAACAGAACACTGAACTACTTAATGACGTACCGGTCGAAGAAGATATTGGCTCTTGGGAAGAAGGGGCATTAGAGAAAGTAGTAGGAACCCCGAAATTGGATGGGTGGATTAGGTAAGAAGAAGCAGAAGTTAAGCGTTGTTGCTGTTGCTGCTGATGGTTAATATGATGAGCATAATGCTGATGAGAATATGGTCTAGGGCTTGGAGCTTGGAGGTAATAGTAAGGAGAAGGCATGATGTTGGAAGATGATGGTGATGTTTCTCCTCCGCCGTACATTTGCTGTTGGTAGTATTGTGCTTGTGCTTGTTGGAGTTGTGTGTTGTATAATGCCTGCATGTAATAATCCAGTCCCAAAATTATTATTTGCTAATATAAACGACACTCACATTCCAGATTTTATGATTTACTCTACACTTCTATAAAAATGTCATTAACGTACATATTTCCCTACACAACCATAACCAAAAATTTAATTTAGTTTCTAGATACCTAGTTCAGGGGATGAAGGCGAAACTTATTTATACGATAACAGACGATGGAAACAATATATAAGATGTATTTTATCATTGCATGTTTATTATTGTACATATATGTGTGTCATATGGAGAGATAAAGATAGAGAGAGAGAGACTGACTTGGTGGTACCCATATTCAGAATTGTAGGTGTACCTGAAAACAAAAATTTAATGACGCTAAACCAATTGGTATAAAGCACCAAAAGACCCCAACGATAAACAAAATTGAACTATTTCACCTTAACAAATTTAGTGCACAAAAGACTTGCATATACTTTACATACACATGACATATTTCACTATTATTGTTCTGTTGCGATGTAGGTCTGGCTGATCTACAATATAGTATGCTTTTTATTAGACAACTAGGTACTCTGCTATTAGCATTTATATTATGAATATGATATTTACAGGCTGACTCCAACTTGTTCAAATTGAAGCATTAAAATCATCTTCTGTCTTTTACCATTTCTATATCATTGGACCATTTCATTGTCTACGCAAAATTTATAAACTTCTTTACACCTTTTGGGTTTAAAATAAAGAAAATAAATCTATCGATTCTTATTTTTTCACATCATAAAAACATCACGTACCCGTAGGACGGATACATGAGCTGGGCAGTCGCAGCTTGTTGCAGCGAACCAGGCATTCCGGAATAGCCTGATTGTCCTCCTCCTTGATACCGACTAGGGCTTCCTCCTTGTCCTCTCCCTGTGCCATCAAAGAGTAATCATAATTATTTTACATTATTGAAAATGTAGCATTTTTCCCTTGTGAGCGTATCACAGAAATTTCTATTACAAAAATATGAAAATCTTATAAATTGTTTAGTATTATCATCAACCATTATAAATTATTATTTTAGCCAGAAATAATGAAATTACATTTTGAGAACATTATAGTATTATATTATTTACAATCGCATGAATATTTGTTTTCGAAAACTTAATCCAGCCAAAATGGATTAAAAAAAATAGACCGACGAGATAACGATTGACACATTCAACATATAAAATGAGTGCACGAACCTCGAGGCGTCGATGGTCGGGGCTGTCCAAAAGACGCAATATTACAATTTGCCTTTCTTCCATCGATCACAGGATTTGGATCGGCTACTGCCCTCGTCGCTGACTCTGGCTCTCGAAACGTGACCTAGACCACCAAGATGATGACGTCGCATGCTTTGAGAAACAATTATAATGGTTGAGAGATATAAAATAAACCAAAAAAAGGATGAACTTACGAAACCATAGCCTTTAGATTTGCCGGTGACCTTATCGGTGATGATGACTGCTTCGAGAATCTCACCGAACTGCTCAAAGTAACGACGCATTTCCTCGGTCGGAGTTTCCCATGCTAAGCCTCCGACGAACACTTTTGTGAAGGTCGTGTCTCCGAAGGGCGATCGGTAGTAGCTCGTATTAGAAGACATCTATTATACTATATGATATATAACTAACTGTTTTGATTGTTGATGATGGTTTGTGATGATATATACCAATAACAAAAAAATGAATAAATAAAGTTTAATGAATGAATATATGAAAATGGGGTCTGTCTAATAAAAACATCAGCCAAGAAATGAAAAAGAAGAAAAGGTTGTATATGAGGAAAAGTTAGCTTCTTTATTCAAATGCCAACGACTTTTACATTTTCTCTCTTTATTTTTTACAAATCTTTGAACGGTGCCGTATTGCGTCTCTGACCTTACACTTGCGAGGAGAAAGAGAGAGAATCGTGACTTGGTTAGTTTTTTTCTTTGGGGTTTTGTAACAAGAGTGACAAGACAAGCACTGAGTATGTCTTCGCTGTCTATAATTTTTTGCCAGGTTTTAACATTATCCTCTTCCACAACTTTTATTTCCACATCCATTAAAATTATCTTCTATGATGTCTTTTTAATTAATTAGATAAGACCAAGATTAACCTTTCTTAACTGAGGTTCTTAGATTCGGTTAATAGACGATTTTTAACTTTTTTTAGATTTTAACTAAAAAAGACTAAGAACCGTTTCTTAACTAAGAACCATCTCTTAACTAAGAACCGTTTCTTAACTAAGAGATATAAGAGTCGTCTCTTAGCCGAAAAATGTAAAAAAAAAGTGTCAAATCATGAGTTAAGAATCTCGGCTAAAAAACCGGTGTTAATTATACCCTAATGGTTTTGGTAGATAATACGTAACTTGAGAGATGATATAAAGTTTTACGAATCAAAAGCTCCAAGATTTTACTTCAAATGTAAAAGTCAACAATAAATATTACATCAAACTATTTTGCAGTTTTCAAAATTATATACATTTGAATGATTCTGCCTTATTAGCATATTATTTTGCGAGGTTACCATATAGTGTGTTAGAATACATGTTTAAGTCAAAATTCATATAACATACATTTAGATTATCTATGTTATATACAGACAAAATTCTATCAACGGATATTATACTAAAAGTCTACAATACTATTTTTAAATGAATTAACCGTTATAATACGATATCATCGTTCATAACCATGTTCCATGTTGGGTTGGTTGATCCCTAGTGTTGGGAGGAGGCAGCTGCCCCCACAAAAATGTGAAAAATTCTATTAACAGATATGATACTAAAAGTCTACAATACTATTTTTAAATGAATTAACCGTTATAATACGATATCATCGTTCATAACCATGTTCTATGTTGGGTTGGTTGATACCTTGTATTGGGAGGAGGCAGCTGCCCCCCACAAAAATGTGAAAATACATTTATTTGCATAAGAAACATCAAGTTTTTCGTAGCACAGTTGATTTCAATCTAGTGTTTGCACCTGCTAGACGACGGTTCAAATCACCTCTTGTGCATTTACTTGCCTTTTATTTATTTTATGCCCCAACTAATTTTTTTTTCTAGATTCGCCAGTGTTTGCATAACTCTATTCTCTTCCTTGGGTTGGTTCATTAATCCAATTTATTCATTTTCGTAGATAATATATACATATATATATATATATGATCAATCTAAAATTCTAATTGTCTTAATTAGAGTATCTCTAACCCAATTCCATATTTTATTTCAAAATAGAGTATTAAATAAAAATAAAATTATTATTTATAAATAAAATAATATTTTATTATTTGTTCATTATTTTAATATTCATTTTATTGTAAAATAAAATATGAAGTGGTGTTGGAGATATCTTTACACCTCGTTTGTAGAAAAAAAAAATGAAAACTCATATTCCATATTAGATCCATGTTAAGGACAACTCAAGCTTAGGGTTAAAAACAATTTGGAGAATTTCATAAGGTAATTATGTAAATCTCAAAAACATACCCCGAGATGTAAAACAAGTACTGTGTGTATCAAATTCTAAATAAGTACTCATGATGATTGTGCCGATAGGATTAGTTATAACATTTCATGATTAGTGGAAGTCTGTTGCTATATCCACCAAACCATAAGGGCAGTTCCAAAAGAGTTTTTTTGTTAAGTTTTTAAAACTAATATATATTAAAATAATGGAACGAAAGGAAAGAAGACGAGATAAAGTTCTAAAAAAAGAACCTGCAAGAACTCTGTAAAAACTCAACTGGCATATGTCACGTTTTCACTAGTTTTACATGTCTAAAGGAGAAAAAAAGTAATTGCAAAATTATATCATAATAGAATTAATATATTTAAGATGAGAAACGATGTCAAAAAAAAAAATTAAGATGAGAAACTGATTTTTAAATGTCAGCCGTTTAGAAACTGATGAAGTTAAACTGATGCAGAGATTTCTCATCTCTGGTTTTCGATATTTGCTAAATAACTTTTAAAATGTATATATTCCTTTTATACTAAAGCACAAGTCATCTAACAAATCAGAATTTGATATGTTAAAAATGTTTTAAGAAAAAAATTGATTAAAATAAATTTCTTATCAACCTCTAATTTTCAGTAATTTTATTCTATTTTTTTTCAAAATATCACATCTACGTTTATAGTTAAATGATCATGATTTCAAACTGTTTATTTTTCCTATATAAATTCTGATCTAATGATTTACTTTGTGCTTTCCTTTCCCTTATTTCTATCATCTCAATTATCCATTTTCATATCAACGGTTAGGGTTCATCATATTCTTTTTGCAGCAATTCAAAGCTTTTATTATTTATCACATGGATTAATATTTAGAAATCCATTATCGACAAGATTTTAGATCGATACAGTGGAATTATGGCAAGATACGGGTACATTGATTTTGAAGAGATTCTATTTTTGATTATTACAATATAACTTAGAAACTTTCTCAATCTAATGATTTACAGACTCTGGAAGCAATAGTTTTGAGAGATGTGAAGGCGCATAATCAAAAAAATTCTCGTGAAAAGTCCATGACTACACTCACACGCAGTGAATTTTCAGTCAGTCAAAGGGGACAAATGGAAGCATCAGGTTTTGGCATGGCAGAAAAGGTTTTACCTATTTTTTACTCCTTAGTATTTGTTGCTTAATTAATGTTTCTTTTGTTGAATCAATTACTTTTCAGTAATCACCACTTCAATTGAGTTTGACCATAAAACTATGACGGACGTATCATGGAGCTTTTTCTTTTCTAAATACAAAGGTGAATTTACTTTAAGTAGCTGGAATTTAATTAATTAGTACTGGATAATTCATTATAGCTCAGTAAAAATCAAAGAAATGTTGTAATTTTGATTTTATAAATTCAACAAACTATTAAAATAAAAATTATGAGTTAATTATGTTCAAATGTTTGCTTTATAAAAATATATGTTAGGTAAATTAACATAAAATGTCGATGATCTCTTATTGAATAATAAATATTTAAACTACAAACATGTATCATTTTATAATAATATGTTAATTTTTTACCACTTCTTTTTTTTGTTGAAATGTTAACCTTATAACAACAAAAAGGTTTGTACAAACTCATGATCCTAAACTAGGGGATCAGAAGAAGTAAGAACAATGGAAGGATTTCCGAGCACAAGAATGCTCTGCTTTTGTTTGGGAAAAAAGAAACATAAGTGACATGACAGAAGCCCAAGCTCTGATCCTCCTAGTCTTTGCGCTGATGCTGATGCAGTGATAAGGCAACACTGTCTTAGTATTCCATCTACTCAATC is a genomic window containing:
- the LOC106303796 gene encoding probable RNA-binding protein ARP1, with translation MSSNTSYYRSPFGDTTFTKVFVGGLAWETPTEEMRRYFEQFGEILEAVIITDKVTGKSKGYGFVTFREPESATRAVADPNPVIDGRKANCNIASFGQPRPSTPRGRGQGGSPSRYQGGGQSGYSGMPGSLQQAATAQLMYPSYGYTYNSEYGYHQALYNTQLQQAQAQYYQQQMYGGGETSPSSSNIMPSPYYYLQAPSPRPYSHQHYAHHINHQQQQQQRLTSASSYLIHPSNFGVPTTFSNAPSSQEPISSSTESQAPHQVSGGGELDVTDATESTTTDNRE